A single genomic interval of Geotrypetes seraphini chromosome 1, aGeoSer1.1, whole genome shotgun sequence harbors:
- the FGF5 gene encoding fibroblast growth factor 5 isoform X2, which translates to MHRAPWTLGQDKVTLMVYGGTSGARSPETIQQARFTDECKFRERFQENSYNTYASAVYRTAQTGREWYVALNKRGKAKRGCSPRVKPQHVSTHFLPRIQQPKLPELSFTVTVPEKKKPPAALPKPKVSVTASQKSTRPVRYKLKFRFG; encoded by the exons ATGCACCGTGCTCCCTGGACATTAGGACAGGACAAGGTTACCCTGATGGTTTATGGAGGAACCTCAGGCGCACGAAGCCCAGAAACAATCCAGCAA GCCAGATTCACAGACGAATGCAAATTCAGGGAGCGGTTTCAAGAAAATAGCTATAACACTTACGCCTCGGCAGTTTACAGGACTGCACAGACTGGCAGGGAGTGGTACGTGGCGCTGAACAAAAGGGGGAAGGCAAAGAGAGGATGCAGCCCCCGAGTGAAACCTCAGCACGTTTCCACTCATTTCCTTCCAAGGATCCAACAGCCCAAGCTACCAGAGCTCTCCTTCACTGTCACAGTGCCTGAAAAGAAAAAACCTCCAGCTGCACTTCCAAAGCCAAAGGTTTCGGTGACCGCATCACAGAAAAGCACCCGTCCTGTCAGATACAAACTAAAATTTCGCTTCGGCTAG